Proteins co-encoded in one Rhopalosiphum maidis isolate BTI-1 chromosome 2, ASM367621v3, whole genome shotgun sequence genomic window:
- the LOC113553731 gene encoding nose resistant to fluoxetine protein 6-like, with protein sequence MLRTFVVFGLFCPSIVFTNHTILERGKNVSFIDTDDMSSSTPQHDDIVLQTTDRLPDQWVSDLFHRALKNFRIQKGVGSSACQKQTQMYVSDLKNNSYWAVKMYDSWSRTPNGILSGKTHQMGVYRQCIDVHQPIQGQYCMTTTKLKTVDGANPIDLKKNNELESHDHAWNEILGFIDYGDQYQRNEVKIGICIPESCTAENLKLSLQNELDSVFLPHRVQAKVNVDPMLCSTDKNVYPYDTGYYITRSILYLLLIICGVSTLIHCTVMTIKKEKTNDILPNYVYWFSVIHNGRNLIKYDKNNKLNIFNGLKTLTMVLILFGHRFLVHSTSPILYTLDLERIYRVGPDILLTCMNLVDPFFYITGFLMYVMIKPQLVKRGTGWIQVPMIIFYKYLRILPAYGFMMLLTAYFIPFMYNGPFWASKMWPEAEKCKNYWWTNFLATSNFIDVDHQCLIVGWYISCLIQFMIIGTILISVCVKYRKIGVGIISVCLCISLAIPFITTYVTQSYALIKILIPFLQDPSSSFEFRKFYRPFYMRGIPFYAGLMAGIIVEEMKKREIKPSKFVVYIWTFIITTVSFCVQYYGSRFYNRQNPYNVIEQATYSVLKHCTWTFMLFWITICYFTSGYGPIEKVLNNRFMTPLGRLSYVVYLVNIQVMMIMEFRQSSIFSPTMEVNMDNWIVGVYRTYTAGLVLYFIVEAPSNTIIKTIFFGSGEKDKDSDKRENAITENTPNDPRL encoded by the exons ATGCTACGGACGTTTGTGGTTTTCGGTTTATTCTGTCCCTCCATAGTGTTCACGAACCATACAATTTTGGAACGTGGTAAAAATGTCTCTTTTATCGACACGGACGACATGTCGTCTTCAACCCCACAGCACGACGACATAGTTCTACAGACCACAGACCGTTTGCCTGATCAATGGGTGTCTGATTTGTTTCATCGAGCGTTGAAGAACTTTAGGATACAGAAAGGCGTCGGTTCGTCGGCCTGTCAAAAACAAACGCAAATGTACGTCAGTGATTTGAAAAACAACTCTTACTGGGCAGTGAAAA tgtacgaTTCTTGGAGCCGAACTCCAAACGGCATATTATCAGGTAAAACGCATCAAATGGGCGTGTACAGACAATGCATCGACGTGCATCAACCCATTCAAGGGCAGTACTGCATGACAACCACAAAGCTCAAGACAGTGGATGGCGCAAACCCGATagacttgaaaaaaaataatgaattggaAAGTCATGATCACGCTTGGAACGAAATACTTGGG tTTATCGACTACGGAGACCAATATCAAAGAAATGAAGTGAAAATAGGTATATGCATACCGGAATCTTGTACCGCCGAAAATCTTAAGTTATCGTTACAGAACGAGCTCGACAGCGTATTTTTGCCTCACCGCGTACAAGCCAAAGTCAATGTCGACCCTATGTTGTGTTCCACTGACAAGAATGTGTACCCATACGATACTGGTTATTATATCACCAG ATCCATACTGTACTTATTGCTGATAATTTGTGGTGTGTCTACATTAATTCACTGTACAGTAATGAcaataaagaaagaaaaaacta ATGATATCTTACCAAATTACGTCTATTGGTTCTCAGTTATTCACAACGGCAggaatttaatcaaatacgaCAAAAACAACAagctgaatatttttaatggtttaaaaaCATTGACAATGGTGTTGATATTATTTGGTCATAGATTCTTAGTTCATTCGACGAGTCCCATATTGTATACGCTGGACTTAGAAAGG ATTTACAGAGTCGGACCAGACATTTTACTGACGTGCATGAATTTAGTAGacccttttttttatataactggtTTTCTCATGTACGTCATGATCAAGCCACAACTAGTTAAACGCGGGACCGGTTGGATCCAGGtaccaatgataatattttacaagtacctaag gATTTTACCAGCCTACGGATTCATGATGCTATTGACGGCgtattttataccatttatgtACAACGGACCGTTTTGGGCGTCCAAAATGTGGCCTGAAgcagaaaaatgtaaaaattattggtgGACAAATTTTTTAGCAACTAGTAACTTCATAGATGTCGACCACCaa tgtctTATAGTCGGATGGTACATTTCATGTTTGATACAGTTCATGATCATTGGTACCATTCTCATAAGCGTTTGCGTGAAGTATCGAAAAATCGGAGTGGGAATTATAAGCGTATGTCTGTGTATATCGTTAGCTATACCGTTTATTACGACTTACGTCACTCAATCGTAtgctttaattaaaattttgatacc ATTTCTTCAAGACCCTAGCAGTTCCTTTGAATTTCGGAAGTTTTACCGGCCATTCTACATGAGAGGTATTCCGTTTTACGCTGGACTTATGGCGGGCATTATAGTCGAAGAAATGAAGAAAAGAGAAATCAAACCAtccaaa TTTGTCGTTTACATTTGgacatttattataaccacCGTCAGCTTTTGTGTCCAATACTATGGTTCCAGGTTTTACAACAGACAAAACCCTTACAATGTCATAGAACAGGCTACGTATTCCGTTCTTAAACATTGTACGTGGACGTTTATGCTATTCTGGATCACAATTTGTTACTTTACATCGGGTTATG GTCCAATTGAAAAGGTGTTAAATAACAGGTTTATGACCCCATTGGGTAGATTGTCTTACGTAGTATACTTGGTGAATATCCAAGTAATGATGATAATGGAATTTAGACAATCCTCAATATTTTCTCCTACTATGGAAGTGAAT atggaTAATTGGATAGTTGGTGTATATAGAACGTATACTGCTGGTCTTGTGCTGTACTTCATCGTCGAAGCGCCatctaatacaataataaaaaccatattttttggCAG TGGTGAAAAAGATAAAGACTCTGATAAACGAGAAAATGCCATAACAGAAAATACACCGAATGATCCACGTTTATGA